The Iamia majanohamensis genome window below encodes:
- the eno gene encoding phosphopyruvate hydratase, with protein sequence MSTIEDVVGREILDSRGNPTVEVEVILGSGAVGRAAVPSGASTGQFEAVELRDGGKRYAGKGVLTAVGNVNGEIRDVVVGLDAVEQRLVDRTLLDLDGTDNKARLGANALLGVSLATAKAAAREVGVPLYRHVGGTNAHVLPVPMMNVLNGGAHADNSMDIQECMIMPVGAASFSEGLRWGVEVYHVLKALLHKRGLSTAIGDEGGFAPDLDSNEAAFALLVEAIKGAGFAPDKDIALAMDAAASEFYKGRKYDLAGEKRKLSSKDFASYLVDLCERYPIVSIEDGMDEEDWKGWGALTEALGDRVQLVGDDLFVTNVERLERGIDEGVANSILIKVNQIGTLTETLDTVALATRSGYTSVMSHRSGETEDATIADLAVATGCGQIKTGAPARSDRVAKYNQLLRIEEDLGEAASFPGAAALARGV encoded by the coding sequence ATGAGCACCATCGAGGACGTCGTCGGCCGCGAGATCCTGGACTCCCGCGGCAACCCCACCGTCGAGGTCGAGGTGATCCTCGGCTCCGGGGCGGTGGGCCGGGCCGCGGTCCCCTCGGGCGCCTCCACGGGCCAGTTCGAGGCGGTCGAGCTGCGCGACGGCGGCAAGCGCTACGCCGGCAAGGGCGTGCTGACCGCGGTGGGCAACGTCAACGGGGAGATCCGCGACGTCGTCGTCGGCCTCGACGCCGTCGAGCAGCGTCTCGTCGACCGCACGCTGCTCGACCTCGACGGCACCGACAACAAGGCCCGCCTGGGGGCCAACGCCCTGCTGGGCGTGTCCCTGGCCACGGCCAAGGCCGCCGCCCGCGAGGTCGGCGTGCCCCTCTACCGCCACGTGGGGGGCACCAACGCCCACGTCCTGCCCGTCCCCATGATGAACGTGCTGAACGGCGGCGCCCACGCCGACAACAGCATGGACATCCAGGAGTGCATGATCATGCCGGTCGGGGCGGCCAGCTTCTCCGAGGGCCTCCGCTGGGGCGTCGAGGTGTACCACGTGCTCAAGGCGCTCCTGCACAAGCGGGGCCTGAGCACGGCCATCGGCGACGAGGGCGGCTTCGCCCCCGACCTCGACTCCAACGAGGCCGCCTTCGCCCTGCTGGTCGAGGCGATCAAGGGCGCGGGCTTCGCGCCGGACAAGGACATCGCCCTGGCCATGGACGCCGCCGCCTCCGAGTTCTACAAGGGCCGCAAGTACGACCTGGCCGGCGAGAAGCGCAAGCTGTCGTCCAAGGACTTCGCCTCCTACCTCGTCGACCTGTGCGAGAGGTACCCGATCGTGTCCATCGAGGACGGCATGGACGAGGAGGACTGGAAGGGATGGGGCGCCCTCACCGAGGCGCTCGGGGACCGCGTCCAGCTCGTCGGCGACGACCTGTTCGTCACCAACGTCGAGCGCCTGGAGCGGGGCATCGACGAGGGCGTGGCCAACTCCATCCTCATCAAGGTCAACCAGATCGGCACCCTGACCGAGACCCTCGACACCGTGGCCCTGGCCACCCGCTCGGGCTACACGTCGGTGATGTCGCACCGCTCGGGCGAGACCGAGGACGCCACCATCGCCGACCTCGCGGTCGCCACCGGCTGCGGCCAGATCAAGACCGGCGCCCCGGCCCGCAGCGACCGGGTGGCCAAGTACAACCAGCTGCTCCGCATCGAGGAGGACCTGGGCGAGGCGGCCTCGTTCCCCGGTGCCGCGGCCCTGGCGCGCGGGGTCTGA
- a CDS encoding FtsB family cell division protein, producing MSVVLVGFLLVGVFPTRAWLAQRDELSARHEELAALEQEQDAIEEQVERLQTQEEIERIAREEYGMTREDETAFRMLPGAVAPVDLPDTWPFTGTDDWLNR from the coding sequence GTGTCGGTCGTGCTGGTGGGCTTCCTGCTCGTCGGCGTGTTCCCCACCCGGGCGTGGCTGGCCCAGCGCGACGAGCTCTCGGCCCGCCACGAGGAGCTGGCCGCCCTGGAGCAGGAGCAGGACGCCATCGAGGAGCAGGTCGAGCGGCTCCAGACCCAGGAGGAGATCGAGCGCATCGCCCGGGAGGAGTACGGCATGACCCGCGAGGACGAGACCGCCTTCCGCATGCTGCCCGGCGCCGTCGCCCCCGTCGACCTCCCCGACACCTGGCCCTTCACCGGCACCGACGACTGGCTGAACCGCTAG
- a CDS encoding polysaccharide pyruvyl transferase family protein, whose protein sequence is MADDAAPDATPSTTERARAFLARARQAPNRIDEVASDVAVTQAALDDLGRTMERLEELVWAGRGDARAGVTAIGDELGLITLRIQDLAARVAEVDGAVAGHATALHRAVAAPARSDAAAALREALGPAPEPTTGLSVFTLCWNHGGLLEASVRSGLAALDRLPDEEQGQVLVLDDASSDATAEVAAALAAEDPRVRVVTAPVNLGLALARTTLLHAATTTHAFQLDADNTARPEGVEALYRAARATGAALTYGTVVQVDPSGAARGPVSNEPPSPPLFSANYVDTMAVVDVAALRALGGWSPDPLLEHVDDWANVHRVVEAGLLLTFVPTLVGRYLDLGTAFHHSVGDPRIGASRVARVFDPTGRRQGPGAMDDVAAVAWDPEAGSLWATPAAVALRPDLAPDPAPADPGPPPGPRILVLASGGVGNVGDDAITVRAVERLQARLGPDVALDLVTDGPQPPGGLGPVRWLGPLTELLPGLDHEQLGRLDAATAAAADRLRVGQGAWHALDPAAYDAALLLGGGSLVSEWSHGLVAPRALLAAALRRAAVPYALSGQGIGPLDDAADRSLVAGLLAGAVAVACRDADSATLARALPGVDPTRVVVTGDDALGLAPEGGDGPDRRPSLVVTVRSAPYVGGEEHHGAARAWARAADALAAERGWDVVGLALNRQDPEPEIATLADVRATTPLQARWHLVECSTDPRLLVAEVARAEAVAAQSFHAALLALAAGVPAVLAATTPYYRAKARGLAAQAGLPEALAVDDPADLPDSLAAITAALAPGPTPFADREAAVDAWWSDLPEALGLPRTAHRD, encoded by the coding sequence GTGGCTGACGACGCCGCCCCGGACGCGACGCCCAGCACCACCGAGCGGGCCCGGGCCTTCCTGGCCCGGGCGCGCCAGGCGCCGAACCGCATCGACGAGGTGGCCTCCGACGTCGCCGTCACCCAGGCCGCCCTCGACGACCTGGGCCGCACCATGGAGCGCCTCGAGGAGCTGGTCTGGGCGGGGCGGGGCGACGCCCGGGCCGGCGTGACCGCCATCGGCGACGAGCTCGGCCTCATCACCCTGCGGATCCAGGACCTGGCCGCCCGCGTGGCCGAGGTCGACGGCGCCGTCGCCGGCCACGCCACCGCCCTCCACCGGGCCGTCGCCGCCCCGGCCCGGAGCGACGCGGCCGCGGCGCTGCGCGAGGCCCTGGGCCCGGCCCCCGAGCCCACCACCGGGCTGTCGGTGTTCACCCTGTGCTGGAACCACGGGGGCCTGCTCGAGGCCTCGGTCCGCTCCGGCCTGGCCGCCCTCGACCGCCTGCCCGACGAGGAGCAGGGCCAGGTGCTGGTGCTCGACGACGCCTCCTCGGACGCCACCGCCGAGGTCGCGGCCGCCCTCGCCGCCGAGGACCCCCGCGTCCGGGTCGTCACCGCGCCGGTGAACCTGGGCCTGGCCCTGGCCCGCACGACCCTGCTGCACGCGGCCACCACCACCCACGCCTTCCAGCTCGACGCCGACAACACGGCCCGGCCCGAGGGGGTGGAGGCCCTGTACCGGGCGGCGCGGGCCACCGGGGCCGCCCTCACCTACGGCACCGTGGTCCAGGTCGACCCCTCGGGGGCGGCACGCGGGCCGGTCTCCAACGAGCCCCCGTCCCCACCGCTGTTCTCGGCCAACTACGTCGACACCATGGCCGTGGTCGACGTGGCCGCGCTGCGGGCGCTCGGCGGGTGGTCGCCCGACCCGCTCCTCGAGCACGTCGACGACTGGGCCAACGTCCACCGGGTGGTCGAGGCCGGGCTGCTGCTCACCTTCGTGCCCACCCTGGTCGGGCGCTACCTCGACCTCGGCACCGCCTTCCACCACAGCGTGGGCGACCCCCGCATCGGTGCCTCCCGGGTGGCCCGGGTCTTCGACCCCACGGGCCGCCGGCAGGGCCCCGGGGCCATGGACGACGTGGCCGCGGTGGCCTGGGACCCCGAGGCCGGGTCGCTGTGGGCCACACCGGCGGCCGTCGCCCTCCGCCCCGACCTGGCGCCGGACCCGGCCCCAGCCGACCCCGGACCGCCCCCCGGGCCCCGGATCCTCGTGCTGGCGTCCGGCGGGGTCGGCAACGTCGGCGACGACGCCATCACGGTCCGCGCCGTCGAGCGCCTCCAGGCCCGCCTCGGGCCCGACGTCGCCCTCGACCTGGTCACCGACGGGCCCCAGCCGCCGGGCGGGCTGGGCCCGGTGCGCTGGCTGGGGCCGCTGACCGAGCTGCTCCCCGGCCTCGACCACGAGCAGCTGGGCCGCCTCGACGCGGCCACGGCCGCCGCCGCCGACCGCCTGCGGGTGGGCCAGGGGGCGTGGCACGCCCTCGACCCGGCCGCCTACGACGCCGCCCTCCTGCTCGGCGGCGGCTCGCTGGTGTCGGAGTGGTCCCACGGCCTGGTGGCGCCCCGCGCCCTGCTCGCCGCCGCCCTCCGGCGGGCCGCGGTCCCCTACGCCCTCTCGGGCCAGGGCATCGGCCCGCTCGACGACGCCGCGGACCGCAGCCTGGTCGCCGGCCTGCTGGCCGGGGCGGTGGCGGTGGCCTGCCGCGACGCCGACTCCGCGACCCTGGCCCGAGCCCTCCCGGGCGTCGACCCCACCCGGGTCGTGGTCACCGGCGACGACGCCCTGGGCCTGGCCCCGGAGGGCGGCGACGGCCCCGACCGGCGCCCCAGCCTGGTCGTCACCGTCCGCAGCGCCCCCTACGTCGGCGGCGAGGAGCACCACGGCGCCGCCCGGGCCTGGGCCCGGGCCGCCGACGCGCTGGCCGCCGAGCGGGGGTGGGACGTGGTCGGCCTCGCCCTCAACCGCCAGGACCCCGAGCCCGAGATCGCCACCCTGGCCGACGTGCGGGCCACCACCCCCCTGCAGGCCCGGTGGCACCTGGTCGAGTGCAGCACCGACCCCCGGCTCCTGGTGGCCGAGGTGGCCCGGGCCGAGGCGGTGGCCGCCCAGTCGTTCCACGCCGCCCTGCTGGCCCTGGCCGCAGGCGTGCCCGCCGTCCTCGCCGCCACCACGCCCTACTACCGGGCCAAGGCCCGGGGCCTGGCCGCCCAGGCCGGGCTCCCCGAGGCGCTCGCCGTCGACGACCCCGCCGATCTGCCCGACTCGCTCGCCGCCATCACCGCGGCGCTGGCGCCGGGCCCCACGCCCTTCGCCGACCGGGAGGCGGCGGTGGACGCGTGGTGGTCGGACCTCCCCGAGGCCCTGGGCCTGCCCAGGACGGCGCACCGCGACTGA